In a genomic window of Pedobacter sp. KBS0701:
- a CDS encoding acyl-CoA carboxylase subunit beta has translation MNIEFNKNEDVNKQLVYELKTKLKKIHLGGGEKNAAKQKEKGKLLARERIAYLIDKDSDFLEVGAFTADGMYAAQGGCPSAGVVCGIGYVSGRQCMIVANDATVKAGAWFPMTAKKNLRAQEIAMENRLPVIYLVDSAGVYLPMQDEIFPDKEHFGRMFRNNAIMSSEGIVQISAIMGACVAGGAYLPIMSDEAMIVDKTGSVFLAGSYLVKSAIGEEVDNETLGGATTHCEISGVTDYKHPNDQACLDSIKNIMSMLGAPENAGFDRIAAVKPKEKEEELYGIFPENRDKPYEMMDVINRLVDGSEFEEYKKGYGQSIICGLGRIDGWAVGIVVNQRKVVKSKKGEMQFGGVIYSDSADKASRFIMNCNQKKIPLVFLQDVTGFMVGSRSEHGGIIKDGAKMVNAVANSVVPKFTIVLGNSYGAGNYAMCGKAYDPRLIYAWPTAKIAVMGGSQAAKTLLQIQQASLKAKGEVITPEKEAELLKEITDKYNSQTTPYYAAARLWVDGIIDPLETRKVISMGIEAANQSPITKKFNVGIIQT, from the coding sequence ATGAATATCGAATTCAATAAAAACGAGGATGTCAATAAACAGTTGGTTTACGAACTGAAAACCAAACTCAAAAAGATCCATCTTGGTGGAGGCGAAAAGAATGCCGCTAAGCAAAAAGAAAAAGGTAAGCTGTTGGCCCGTGAAAGGATTGCTTATTTAATCGATAAAGATTCTGACTTTTTGGAGGTCGGTGCCTTTACTGCGGATGGCATGTATGCCGCACAGGGCGGATGTCCATCTGCAGGAGTAGTATGCGGCATAGGTTATGTTAGCGGAAGACAGTGTATGATTGTTGCAAACGATGCTACTGTGAAAGCTGGGGCATGGTTCCCGATGACTGCTAAAAAGAATCTCCGTGCGCAGGAAATCGCCATGGAAAACCGTTTGCCAGTAATTTATTTGGTAGATAGTGCCGGAGTATACCTGCCCATGCAGGATGAGATTTTCCCAGATAAAGAACACTTTGGAAGGATGTTTCGCAATAATGCCATCATGTCGTCTGAAGGAATTGTACAGATTTCGGCCATTATGGGGGCTTGCGTAGCGGGTGGTGCTTATTTGCCCATTATGAGTGATGAAGCTATGATTGTTGATAAAACCGGTTCTGTATTTTTAGCAGGCTCTTATCTTGTAAAATCAGCCATCGGCGAAGAAGTGGATAATGAAACATTGGGTGGGGCAACCACACATTGCGAAATATCAGGTGTTACCGATTATAAACACCCTAACGATCAGGCCTGTTTAGATAGCATTAAAAATATCATGAGCATGCTGGGCGCACCAGAAAATGCCGGTTTCGATCGCATTGCTGCTGTTAAACCGAAAGAAAAAGAAGAAGAACTATATGGCATTTTCCCTGAGAACAGGGATAAACCTTACGAAATGATGGACGTAATTAACCGTTTGGTTGATGGATCCGAATTTGAAGAATATAAAAAAGGTTATGGTCAGAGCATTATCTGCGGTCTGGGCCGTATCGATGGCTGGGCGGTAGGTATTGTGGTTAACCAGCGTAAAGTGGTAAAATCGAAAAAAGGGGAGATGCAGTTTGGTGGTGTAATTTATTCGGATAGTGCCGATAAAGCCTCGCGGTTTATCATGAACTGTAACCAGAAGAAAATTCCACTGGTATTTTTACAGGATGTTACTGGTTTTATGGTGGGTAGCAGATCAGAACATGGTGGCATTATAAAAGATGGTGCAAAAATGGTAAATGCCGTGGCTAATTCTGTTGTACCAAAGTTTACTATTGTTTTGGGCAACTCTTACGGTGCCGGTAATTATGCCATGTGTGGTAAAGCTTACGATCCACGTTTGATTTATGCCTGGCCAACAGCAAAAATTGCCGTAATGGGTGGCTCACAGGCCGCAAAAACATTATTGCAGATTCAACAAGCCTCTTTAAAAGCAAAAGGAGAGGTGATTACGCCTGAAAAAGAAGCTGAGTTATTAAAAGAAATTACCGATAAATACAATAGCCAAACCACGCCTTATTATGCGGCAGCCAGGCTTTGGGTAGATGGGATAATCGATCCTTTGGAAACCAGGAAGGTAATTTCGATGGGGATTGAGGCGGCCAATCAATCGCCGATTACGAAGAAGTTTAATGTAGGTATAATACAAACTTAG
- a CDS encoding MaoC family dehydratase has protein sequence MQIITSHAEFEQYLGKELGVSSWHTITQEQINKFADATLDHQWIHVDEERAQNEGPFKATIAHGYLTLSLIPYLWKEIVDIQNLKMEINYGIESLRFAQAVTVNSKVRLKAKLASIINLRGVTKVNMAIEMEIEDQKKPAFNGEVVFLYHFIS, from the coding sequence ATGCAAATCATCACCTCCCACGCAGAATTTGAACAATACCTTGGCAAGGAATTAGGCGTTTCTTCATGGCACACCATTACACAAGAACAGATCAACAAATTTGCCGATGCTACATTAGACCATCAATGGATCCACGTTGATGAAGAACGGGCACAAAACGAAGGGCCGTTTAAAGCAACGATTGCACATGGTTATTTAACCTTATCTTTAATTCCTTATTTATGGAAAGAAATTGTTGATATCCAGAATCTGAAAATGGAGATCAATTATGGTATTGAAAGTTTAAGGTTTGCACAAGCGGTTACCGTAAATAGTAAAGTAAGGTTAAAAGCTAAATTGGCTTCAATTATTAACTTACGTGGCGTAACAAAGGTAAATATGGCTATCGAAATGGAAATTGAAGACCAGAAAAAACCTGCTTTTAACGGAGAAGTAGTTTTCTTGTACCACTTTATTAGTTAG
- a CDS encoding TIGR00730 family Rossman fold protein, with protein sequence MNKLNSVCVYCGSNFNGDVQLRHAIKQLAETLVKQQIKLVYGGGSVGVMGVLANDVLELGGLVTGIIPQFLMDKEVGHKGVTEMIVTENMHQRKQKMADLSDGFVILPGGFGTLEEFFEVLTWLQLGLHNKPIGVLNVNGFYDPLFAQMEMMVQSKFLKPANRDLVFNEANAEILINKMDDFSAVPDEVWFRERNLS encoded by the coding sequence ATGAATAAGCTTAATTCGGTTTGTGTGTATTGTGGCTCAAACTTTAACGGCGATGTACAATTGCGTCATGCAATAAAACAGTTGGCAGAAACTTTGGTGAAACAGCAGATTAAATTGGTTTACGGTGGTGGTAGTGTTGGTGTGATGGGTGTTTTGGCCAACGATGTACTGGAACTTGGGGGGTTGGTTACCGGTATCATTCCACAGTTTTTAATGGATAAAGAAGTTGGACATAAAGGGGTAACCGAAATGATCGTGACTGAAAATATGCACCAGAGAAAACAGAAAATGGCCGATTTAAGCGATGGATTTGTAATTTTACCCGGCGGTTTTGGAACACTCGAAGAATTTTTTGAAGTGCTTACCTGGTTACAGCTTGGCCTGCACAATAAGCCAATTGGTGTTTTAAACGTAAATGGTTTTTACGATCCGTTATTTGCACAGATGGAAATGATGGTGCAGAGTAAATTTTTGAAACCTGCCAACCGCGATCTTGTTTTTAACGAAGCCAATGCAGAAATTTTAATCAATAAGATGGACGATTTTTCTGCCGTTCCTGATGAAGTTTGGTTTAGGGAAAGGAATTTGAGTTAA